The Porphyrobacter sp. HT-58-2 genome segment TCATCTGGTACGGCGGACTGTTGATCGCCCTTGGCGGCATTCTGTCGATTGCGGGCCGTGTGCGGGTTGATGTGAGGCGCCGTCACGCCGCCGCCAAGGGGGCTGAGCGCCGCGCCGATCTTGAGGCGCTGGGCGCTGGCCCGGTTCCGGCCGCGGCGGAGTAGGTCTGCCATGTCGAACCGTTTGTTTCTGTGGGTGCCGCTCGCCCTGTTCGCCTTTTTCGCTGGGCTGGCAGGCTATATGCTGACGCAGGAGAAGGATCAGTTCGTCGAAAGCGCGATGATCGGGCAGAGCTTGCCGGACTTTGCGCTCGATCCGGCATTCGGCGGACTGCCGGGGGCTTCGAAGGCGGATTTTATCGGTGACAAGCCCCGCCTGCTCAACATCTGGGCAAGCTGGTGCCTGCCTTGCATTGCTGAGGCTCCGCAGCTCGAGACGCTGAAGGAACAGGGCGTCGAGATCATCGGTATCGCCATTCGTGACCGCCCGGCTGATGTCGCGCGCTTTCTGGAACGCCATGGCAATCCTTACACCCGCATCGGTTCTGACCGCATTTCCGAGGTGCAGCTTGCAATCGGCTCGTCGGGTGTGCCGGAGACCTTCGTGATCGATGCCAATGGCGTGATCCGCTATCAGCATATCGGCGATATCCGCGAAGCTGATGTGGCAAAGCTGATCGCCGAACTGGAGAAGGCGCAATGATCCGGGCTGCTCTTGCTGCGCTGCTGGCTCTGCTTGCGCTGCCCGCGCTGGCGCAGGACACCATGCCGCCTGCGCCCTATGCCTATAATCAGCTCTCCGATCCGAAGCTGGAGGCCGAGGCGACGGCGCTGATGCACACCCTGCGCTGTCTCAAGTGCCAGTCGCAGTCGATTGCCGACAGCGACGCGCCGATGGCTGGCGACATGCGCCATCAGGTGCGCAGCCGCATTCTCGCTGGCGAAAGCCCGGAGCAGATTCGTGCCTGGTTGATCGCACGGTATGGCGATTACGTGAGCTACAATCCCACCGTCAGCTCAACCACATGGCCGCTGTTCGCTGTGCCTTTGCTGGTAATCCTGCTCGTGGCGGGCGTGCTGCTGCGGCGGCTGGGCAAACGTCGCGATGACGCGGGGGATGTGGCATGATCGAAGGCTGGATGGCGGTTTCGGCGCTCGCGCTGACGGCATTTGCCTTTGCGGTGCTGGCGCTGAAGCTCCCGCGCGAAGGGTTGACGATGTTCGGCGCGGCGCTTGTTTTCGGTCTTGCAGGCTATGCCTGGCAGGGCTCTCCCGCGCAGCCTTCCGCGCCGCGCCCCCCGGTCGCTGCTGCCGGTGAGCAAGGCGAGGCAATGGTTGAAGGCCGCGCTGCCTTGTTCGAGCGCACCACGCCGCCCGCCGATTATCTTGTGACCTCCGATGCCTTCGCCCGGCGCGGCCAGTTCGCCGACGCGGCGGCGCTGTTGCAGAAAGGGCTGAGAGACAATCCGCGCGACCTGGAAGGCTGGCTTGCGCTGGGGATGGCGCTGGTGGGCCATGCCGATGGTTTTGTCACGCCTGCCGCAGTGCAGGCCTTTGGCCGCGCCAAGGCAATTGATCCATCCCATCCCGGGGCGGAATACTTCCTCGGCTTTGCCTATCTGCAAAGCGGCGAGGTTGTCGCGGCGCGCAATGTCTGGGCAGGGTTGGTCGAAAACTCCCCGCCCGATGCGCCATGGCGCGAGGGGCTGGCAGCCGAAGTTGCCAGGCTTGACGACATGATTGCGCGCGCGCCGATGTTGCAGGGCCGGTAACTGCGAAGCGCCGCTGTCACAGCGATGTTGCAGGTGCGAAAGCAGAGTGCTAGGCGCGCCGCCTTGCGGTTCTGAGTCGTTCAGGCCGGCATGGGCAGTACCGGGGGGATACGGGAAATCCGATTGACATGAGCACGTCAGCTTCCTCCTCCGCATTGCCCGCCGCTGGCGCTGAAACCGCCGG includes the following:
- a CDS encoding cytochrome c-type biogenesis protein — translated: MIRAALAALLALLALPALAQDTMPPAPYAYNQLSDPKLEAEATALMHTLRCLKCQSQSIADSDAPMAGDMRHQVRSRILAGESPEQIRAWLIARYGDYVSYNPTVSSTTWPLFAVPLLVILLVAGVLLRRLGKRRDDAGDVA
- a CDS encoding tetratricopeptide repeat protein, encoding MIEGWMAVSALALTAFAFAVLALKLPREGLTMFGAALVFGLAGYAWQGSPAQPSAPRPPVAAAGEQGEAMVEGRAALFERTTPPADYLVTSDAFARRGQFADAAALLQKGLRDNPRDLEGWLALGMALVGHADGFVTPAAVQAFGRAKAIDPSHPGAEYFLGFAYLQSGEVVAARNVWAGLVENSPPDAPWREGLAAEVARLDDMIARAPMLQGR
- a CDS encoding DsbE family thiol:disulfide interchange protein, which encodes MSNRLFLWVPLALFAFFAGLAGYMLTQEKDQFVESAMIGQSLPDFALDPAFGGLPGASKADFIGDKPRLLNIWASWCLPCIAEAPQLETLKEQGVEIIGIAIRDRPADVARFLERHGNPYTRIGSDRISEVQLAIGSSGVPETFVIDANGVIRYQHIGDIREADVAKLIAELEKAQ